In Maridesulfovibrio sp., a single genomic region encodes these proteins:
- the acs gene encoding acetate--CoA ligase — protein MNDITIESLMDEQRTFDPPAHMQGQAFIDQEKYEQACSRAAEDSENFWAERARELLHWQRDFNTVLETDSQKKEYKWFSGGRINASYNCLDRHLESGRKNKAALIWQGEPEEDVAVYTYHMLHRKVCRFANVLKKMGVGKGDRVIVYLPMVPELVISMLACARIGAVHSVVFAGFSAISLQNRILDCDAKIVITADGVLRGGKTIPLKRNVDEALFECPSVEQVIVVRRTGRDIDFFEGRDTWWHEEISAQDIDDFCKPAQLRSNDPLFILYTSGSSGKPKGVVHTIGGYMTITAHTSQWVFDLKDDDVHWCTADLGWITGHSYTVYGPLALGATTLLYEGVPTYPRPDRYWNIVTRYGVSVFYSAPTAIRALMREGTQWTSRHEMPSLRILGTVGEPINPEVWMWFHEQVGKGRLPLLDTWWQTETGGILISPLPYTGKLKPGSTSKPLPGIKASVVRSEGSPADVNEGGHLVITEPWPGMLQSIHNDPTRYEKTYFERFPGMYETGDGARIDEDGFYWIMGRLDDVINVSGHRLGTAEIESALIAHPDVTEAAVVGIPHEVKGQSVYAYVTLRPGMDEDDDTRSSLREWVTKEIGAIAVPETIQFSEGLPKTRSGKIMRRILRRIAVGENDFGDTSTLSDASVINDLIDGQKEIFES, from the coding sequence ATGAATGACATTACTATTGAAAGCCTGATGGACGAACAGCGGACATTCGATCCGCCTGCCCATATGCAGGGACAGGCTTTCATTGATCAGGAAAAATACGAGCAGGCCTGCAGCAGGGCAGCGGAAGATTCAGAAAATTTCTGGGCCGAAAGGGCCAGGGAACTGCTGCACTGGCAGCGCGATTTCAACACTGTTCTGGAAACCGATTCGCAGAAAAAAGAATATAAATGGTTTTCCGGCGGCAGAATCAATGCCTCCTACAACTGTCTTGACCGTCACCTGGAATCCGGACGCAAGAACAAGGCAGCCCTGATCTGGCAGGGCGAACCCGAAGAAGACGTTGCGGTATACACCTACCACATGCTGCACCGGAAAGTATGCAGGTTCGCAAATGTGCTGAAAAAAATGGGTGTCGGCAAGGGAGACCGCGTTATCGTCTACCTGCCCATGGTTCCGGAACTGGTCATTTCCATGCTCGCCTGTGCCCGCATCGGGGCAGTACATTCAGTTGTTTTTGCCGGTTTTTCGGCAATAAGCCTTCAAAACCGCATTCTGGACTGCGATGCCAAGATAGTTATAACCGCAGACGGAGTGTTGCGCGGCGGAAAAACAATTCCGCTAAAACGCAATGTGGACGAAGCCCTTTTCGAATGCCCTTCCGTGGAGCAGGTCATCGTGGTCAGGCGCACCGGGCGGGATATAGATTTTTTTGAAGGACGGGACACCTGGTGGCATGAGGAAATATCTGCGCAGGATATAGATGATTTCTGCAAACCCGCCCAGTTGAGGTCCAACGATCCGCTCTTCATACTCTACACATCGGGAAGTTCGGGAAAACCCAAAGGCGTTGTCCATACCATCGGCGGATACATGACCATCACAGCGCATACTTCGCAGTGGGTTTTCGACCTCAAGGACGATGACGTCCACTGGTGCACGGCAGATCTCGGATGGATAACCGGGCACAGCTACACCGTATACGGACCTCTTGCACTCGGCGCCACAACCCTGCTTTATGAAGGTGTGCCCACCTATCCCAGACCGGACAGGTACTGGAACATCGTCACCCGCTACGGGGTAAGCGTATTCTACTCCGCCCCCACAGCCATAAGGGCGCTTATGCGCGAAGGCACGCAGTGGACATCAAGACATGAAATGCCTTCCCTGCGCATACTGGGAACAGTAGGCGAACCGATCAATCCTGAAGTATGGATGTGGTTTCACGAGCAGGTCGGCAAAGGGCGTCTGCCGCTTCTGGATACCTGGTGGCAGACAGAAACCGGCGGCATTCTCATCTCCCCGCTGCCGTACACCGGAAAGCTCAAACCCGGTTCAACATCAAAACCCCTTCCCGGAATAAAGGCATCGGTGGTGCGCAGCGAAGGCTCCCCGGCTGATGTCAACGAAGGCGGTCATCTGGTCATAACCGAACCCTGGCCGGGCATGCTGCAATCCATCCACAATGACCCGACGCGTTATGAAAAAACATACTTCGAACGTTTTCCGGGCATGTATGAAACCGGTGACGGCGCCAGAATAGACGAAGACGGTTTTTACTGGATCATGGGTCGGCTCGACGATGTCATAAATGTTTCCGGACACCGCCTCGGAACGGCGGAAATTGAGTCCGCCCTGATAGCCCACCCGGATGTGACCGAAGCAGCTGTGGTCGGCATACCTCACGAAGTCAAGGGACAGTCCGTGTATGCGTATGTGACTCTGCGTCCCGGAATGGACGAGGATGACGATACCCGCTCATCATTGCGGGAGTGGGTTACAAAGGAAATCGGGGCCATTGCCGTTCCCGAAACCATCCAGTTTTCCGAAGGTCTGCCGAAAACCAGATCCGGCAAGATCATGCGCCGGATTCTGCGCCGAATTGCCGTTGGTGAAAACGACTTCGGGGATACTTCGACCCTTTCCGACGCATCGGTCATAAATGATCTGATTGACGGACAGAAGGAAATTTTCGAATCCTGA
- a CDS encoding bifunctional acetate--CoA ligase family protein/GNAT family N-acetyltransferase: MSVINLEYLFQPRSIAVIGATNDPSNAGYILMRNLMGGGFLGPVMPVSTDAEAISGVLTYNDVEDLPKVPDLAVICRPLSECTQLLARLSEIGVKAAALIGPGFSAMSENEKNKLRRELLQAARSPHMRILGPKSLGFMVPTINLNASLAPLPAKPGKIAFVSQSDSFIPTVLDWALTNDIGFSHVISLGRRIDLSFADVLDYLGSDAQTRSILLYIESINDAREFMSAARAASRNKPVLAIRPGQSLQHVTHELSMLDNPMAARMDEVYDVAFRRAGMLRVQTIDGLFDAAQTLASLRQPVRGNRLAIIVNGTSAGLTAADGLIRRGGSLSEISEETVSKLDEVFEGEWSRSNPVTISYNTPGQKYLDALKVLIKDKEVDAVLVVHVPFAGISSIDVAEVLAKGLKRVRRMVLTSWLGSDMSRKSRRVFSQAGIPTYESADQAVRAFMYMAEYQRNQELLTETPDSLPTDFFPDTTTARDIVHMAIAGGRENLTEPEARKVLAAYGLPVVETRVAVSAREAVIAADEIGCPVALKIRSPQISQPYDVGGVVLDLESPEKVWEAAATMLTRVNRQRPDAYIEGFTVQKMGRRLGAHELFISALADTTFGPIIHFGHGGMTREVVRDQAIAMVPLNMSLARELVGRTRIARLLSGTPTQPPADIDDLCLTLIQVSQLFIDIPQIVHLDINPLYVDETGVLALGARIRVAECGSDCPQLAIRPYPRELEECVVLKDGRQVTLRPIRPEDEPAHYEFLSRVSDEDMRMRFFGVVRRDFDHKDMSRFTQINYDREMAFIATATGDGGRPETLGVVRTSTRPDNSEAEFAIVVRSDLKGTGLGSMLFHKIIRYTRERGTHWLVGQTLFENKAMQGLARKFGFEISENYDEDLVDMKLDCSGD, from the coding sequence ATGAGTGTCATCAATTTGGAGTATCTGTTTCAGCCGAGATCGATAGCCGTAATCGGCGCAACAAACGATCCTTCCAATGCCGGTTATATACTCATGCGCAACCTTATGGGCGGAGGGTTTCTCGGCCCGGTCATGCCTGTAAGCACCGATGCCGAAGCCATTTCCGGAGTCCTTACTTACAATGATGTGGAGGATCTGCCGAAGGTTCCTGATCTTGCCGTGATCTGCCGTCCTTTATCCGAGTGCACGCAGCTTCTGGCCAGACTGAGTGAAATTGGGGTAAAGGCCGCTGCGCTGATCGGTCCGGGATTCAGTGCCATGTCCGAGAATGAAAAAAACAAACTGCGCCGTGAACTGCTGCAGGCCGCCCGTTCCCCGCACATGAGAATACTCGGTCCGAAGAGTCTCGGTTTCATGGTCCCGACCATCAATCTCAACGCCAGTCTGGCTCCTTTGCCGGCCAAACCGGGCAAGATAGCCTTTGTGTCTCAGTCGGACAGCTTTATACCGACTGTTCTCGACTGGGCGCTGACCAATGATATCGGTTTTTCACATGTTATTTCACTTGGCAGGCGTATTGATCTTTCTTTTGCCGATGTGCTCGATTATCTCGGTTCCGATGCCCAGACGCGCTCCATACTGCTTTATATCGAGTCCATAAACGACGCCCGCGAGTTCATGTCCGCCGCCCGTGCGGCTTCGCGCAACAAGCCGGTGCTGGCCATTCGTCCGGGGCAGTCGCTTCAGCACGTTACCCACGAGCTTTCCATGCTTGATAACCCGATGGCGGCCAGGATGGATGAAGTCTATGACGTAGCCTTTCGCCGGGCGGGAATGCTCCGGGTACAGACCATAGACGGCCTTTTCGATGCCGCCCAGACTCTGGCCAGTCTGCGTCAGCCGGTACGTGGAAACCGTCTGGCGATTATCGTCAACGGCACCAGCGCCGGACTGACTGCTGCGGACGGGCTGATCAGGCGCGGCGGAAGCCTTTCCGAGATATCCGAAGAAACCGTATCAAAACTTGATGAGGTTTTCGAAGGTGAGTGGAGCAGGTCCAACCCCGTGACCATAAGCTACAATACTCCGGGACAGAAATATCTGGACGCGCTCAAGGTGCTGATCAAAGACAAGGAAGTTGACGCCGTGCTGGTGGTCCATGTGCCGTTTGCGGGAATTTCCAGTATAGATGTCGCCGAGGTTCTGGCCAAGGGCCTCAAGCGGGTCCGGCGTATGGTGCTCACATCATGGCTTGGCTCGGATATGTCCAGAAAATCGCGGCGAGTATTCTCGCAGGCCGGAATACCGACCTACGAGAGCGCGGATCAGGCGGTGCGCGCTTTCATGTACATGGCCGAATACCAGCGCAACCAGGAACTGCTTACCGAGACCCCGGATTCTCTGCCTACGGACTTCTTTCCGGACACCACCACCGCGCGTGATATCGTGCATATGGCAATTGCGGGAGGCAGGGAAAACCTTACCGAGCCGGAGGCCCGCAAGGTTCTTGCCGCCTATGGACTACCCGTTGTTGAAACCCGTGTAGCTGTTTCGGCCAGAGAGGCGGTTATAGCCGCAGACGAGATCGGATGCCCGGTGGCCCTTAAAATCAGGTCTCCGCAGATCAGCCAGCCTTATGATGTCGGCGGAGTCGTGCTCGATCTTGAAAGTCCGGAAAAAGTGTGGGAGGCCGCGGCCACCATGCTTACAAGGGTGAACCGTCAGCGTCCGGACGCCTATATCGAAGGGTTTACGGTTCAGAAAATGGGCCGTAGGCTTGGAGCTCACGAACTGTTCATATCCGCCCTTGCGGACACGACTTTCGGTCCGATCATTCATTTCGGGCATGGCGGCATGACCCGCGAGGTTGTGCGCGATCAGGCCATTGCCATGGTTCCGCTCAACATGAGTCTGGCCCGTGAACTGGTAGGCAGGACGCGTATTGCCAGACTGCTTTCCGGAACACCTACCCAGCCTCCGGCTGATATTGACGACCTCTGCCTGACTCTTATACAGGTTTCGCAGCTGTTCATTGATATTCCCCAGATTGTTCATCTGGACATCAACCCGCTCTATGTGGACGAAACAGGTGTTCTGGCTCTGGGCGCACGAATCCGGGTGGCGGAGTGCGGCAGCGACTGTCCGCAGCTGGCTATACGTCCGTACCCGCGTGAACTTGAGGAGTGCGTTGTCCTCAAGGACGGGCGGCAGGTCACCCTGCGGCCGATCCGCCCGGAAGACGAACCTGCCCATTATGAATTTCTCAGCCGGGTGTCTGATGAAGACATGCGTATGCGTTTCTTCGGGGTTGTGCGCCGGGATTTCGACCACAAGGACATGTCTCGATTCACTCAGATAAATTATGACCGGGAAATGGCTTTTATAGCTACAGCCACAGGAGACGGAGGCCGACCGGAGACCCTCGGTGTGGTCCGCACCTCCACCAGACCGGATAATTCCGAGGCCGAATTTGCCATTGTGGTCCGTTCGGACCTCAAAGGCACCGGGCTCGGTTCAATGCTTTTCCACAAGATAATCCGCTACACCAGGGAACGCGGAACTCACTGGCTGGTGGGACAGACCCTGTTTGAGAACAAGGCCATGCAGGGACTGGCCAGAAAATTCGGTTTTGAAATAAGTGAAAACTACGATGAAGATCTGGTGGATATGAAGCTGGATTGTTCCGGTGACTGA
- a CDS encoding cache domain-containing protein: protein MFKSMRAIILLFAAGLVILTTSALTFFAQHEVTDSVFKTEFKHAQDIIDYTLLNISTEYQSLLFFRGAAIELRKKELKDIVDISQGIVELNYKKYREGKLSESEAKRNSLQQLKDIRYDNGIGYIWVNDTSTPIPRMIMHPTMPELDGKILDSDKFNCAQGTSKNLFVAFRDVCEARGSGYVDYLWPKPTDKGLGKEQPKLSYVSLFKDWGWIIGSGVYLDDINKDVDKRFAAILDELRESLSAIKIGTSGYVFVFSGKNEVLIHPVYRDIDVNKLINPETSGLLLEELKKAASENGVHEYIWDKPPGHIGEYKFRKRAYIKYFKPFDWYVCSSVYKDELQQPGLMLRTKIILLSLGVLALALIFAAILSSSIVHPLLKLIAGARAIREGGVSAVEIPVEGTTETKELGTVINQMLDSIRSGIAEKEKLMQALEQGNRELTAINYQLEVEASDHAKARQELLRLRNHQKNILDSMPSILVGVDAGGAINQWNAGAAKATGRSFEKVSGMMLKDVFPELAAELEQSRPVIAEGNIKEKVRVPRKIDGEVHYEDITIYPLINEGLQGAVIRLDDVTARVRIEEVMVQTEKMMSVGGLAAGMAHEINNPLGGILQGAQNIERRLSPGLKKNIQEAERVGTSLETIHGYMQARGIFKMLEGIREAATRAADIITNMLNFSRKTDVHRTSCMLDQLADKAVALAAQDYDLKKKYDFKQIEIIKEYGKNIPYVICSPTEIEQVFLNLLGNAAQAMHDAEQKNTNPKITIRVRQEDDYVVTEVEDNGPGMDDAIRRRVFEPFFTTKPKGTGTGLGMSVSYFIITENHQGSFSIESTPGKGSKFIFRLPITTRIY, encoded by the coding sequence ATGTTCAAATCAATGCGGGCGATAATCCTCCTTTTTGCCGCAGGACTGGTCATCCTGACCACATCCGCACTTACTTTTTTTGCCCAGCACGAGGTGACCGATTCTGTATTCAAAACAGAATTCAAACATGCCCAGGACATTATCGACTACACCCTGCTGAATATATCCACCGAGTACCAAAGCCTGCTCTTCTTCCGCGGAGCAGCCATTGAACTGCGCAAAAAGGAATTAAAGGATATTGTAGATATTTCTCAGGGCATTGTTGAACTTAACTATAAAAAATACCGCGAAGGAAAACTCAGCGAAAGCGAAGCAAAACGAAACAGCCTGCAGCAACTCAAGGATATACGGTACGACAACGGCATCGGCTACATATGGGTCAACGATACTTCTACCCCTATTCCACGGATGATAATGCACCCGACCATGCCTGAGCTGGACGGGAAAATTCTGGACAGTGATAAATTCAACTGCGCTCAGGGAACTTCAAAAAATCTATTTGTGGCATTTCGCGATGTCTGCGAAGCCCGTGGAAGCGGATATGTGGATTACCTCTGGCCGAAACCGACAGACAAAGGACTTGGAAAGGAGCAACCCAAACTTTCATATGTATCCCTGTTCAAGGATTGGGGATGGATAATCGGTTCCGGGGTGTATCTGGATGACATAAACAAGGATGTGGACAAACGGTTTGCCGCAATCCTTGATGAGCTGCGGGAAAGCCTCTCGGCCATAAAGATAGGAACCAGCGGTTATGTTTTCGTTTTTTCAGGTAAAAACGAAGTACTTATTCATCCTGTATACAGGGACATAGATGTAAATAAACTGATCAACCCTGAAACAAGCGGTCTTCTGCTTGAAGAACTAAAAAAAGCAGCCTCTGAAAACGGAGTCCACGAATACATCTGGGATAAACCCCCGGGACACATCGGCGAATATAAATTTCGAAAAAGGGCTTATATAAAATATTTCAAACCATTTGACTGGTATGTGTGTTCCTCGGTTTACAAGGATGAACTGCAGCAGCCGGGACTGATGCTGCGGACAAAAATTATTCTGCTTTCACTTGGAGTGCTGGCGCTGGCTCTGATTTTTGCGGCGATCCTTTCGAGCAGCATAGTGCACCCGCTCCTGAAACTGATTGCAGGGGCACGGGCCATACGCGAGGGCGGCGTTTCAGCAGTTGAAATACCAGTGGAAGGTACAACCGAGACAAAGGAACTCGGAACGGTGATCAATCAGATGCTGGATTCCATCCGGTCCGGCATTGCGGAAAAGGAAAAGCTCATGCAAGCGCTGGAGCAGGGAAACAGAGAGCTTACCGCGATCAACTACCAGTTGGAAGTAGAGGCCTCGGATCACGCCAAGGCCCGTCAGGAACTGCTGCGGCTGCGCAATCACCAGAAAAACATACTCGACTCCATGCCATCCATACTTGTCGGTGTTGATGCCGGAGGAGCAATCAACCAGTGGAACGCCGGTGCTGCCAAAGCCACAGGTCGAAGTTTCGAAAAAGTCAGCGGAATGATGCTCAAGGATGTATTTCCGGAACTGGCGGCAGAGCTTGAACAGTCACGTCCGGTTATTGCGGAAGGCAATATAAAAGAAAAAGTCCGTGTTCCGCGCAAGATTGACGGGGAAGTTCATTACGAGGACATAACAATTTACCCGTTGATTAACGAAGGGCTTCAGGGCGCCGTAATCAGGCTGGATGATGTTACCGCAAGGGTACGCATAGAAGAGGTCATGGTTCAGACGGAAAAAATGATGTCGGTCGGCGGGCTGGCTGCCGGTATGGCTCATGAAATCAATAATCCGCTCGGCGGAATCCTTCAGGGAGCTCAGAATATTGAGCGCAGGCTTTCACCTGGTCTTAAAAAGAACATACAGGAAGCTGAACGGGTCGGAACATCGCTGGAAACAATCCACGGCTACATGCAGGCCAGGGGAATTTTCAAGATGCTCGAAGGGATCAGGGAAGCGGCGACCAGAGCTGCTGACATCATAACAAACATGCTCAACTTCAGCCGAAAAACCGATGTTCACCGGACATCATGCATGCTTGATCAGCTTGCCGACAAGGCCGTGGCCCTTGCTGCTCAGGACTACGATCTTAAAAAGAAATACGACTTCAAGCAGATAGAAATAATTAAAGAATACGGAAAAAACATTCCATACGTAATCTGCTCACCAACTGAGATCGAGCAGGTCTTTCTCAACCTGCTTGGAAATGCCGCTCAGGCCATGCATGATGCGGAACAAAAGAACACCAACCCGAAAATAACCATCAGGGTCCGTCAGGAAGATGATTACGTTGTCACCGAAGTTGAGGATAATGGTCCTGGAATGGATGATGCCATACGTAGAAGGGTCTTTGAGCCTTTCTTCACCACAAAACCGAAAGGAACAGGCACCGGACTTGGCATGTCGGTTTCATATTTCATCATCACCGAAAACCATCAGGGAAGTTTCAGCATTGAATCAACGCCGGGAAAGGGATCAAAATTTATTTTCAGACTTCCGATAACAACCAGAATTTATTAG
- a CDS encoding DEAD/DEAH box helicase: protein MGDQVAHHRIVEGQEASFGDPRRKFPPSIENMLGLRDIDRLFSHQALAVDYARAGRNVVVATPTASGKTLTYNIPVLEQGLRDPDSHALYLFPLKALAQDQLKTFTEMAALLPENIRPQAAIYDGDTSPYRRRKIRDTPPSVIMTNPEMLHLSILPFHEKWAPFIAGLTHIVVDEVHTYRGVMGSHMAMVFRRLLRICNYYGANPSFVFSSATVGNPSALCRDLTGQDVGEITESGAASGKRNFIFFNPVASPYSAVIQLLKAALARDLRTIVYTQSRKMTELIAMWVNEKAGKYKDRISAYRAGFLPEERREIERKMSSGELLAVISTSALELGIDIGGLDLCIMAGYPGSVMATMQRGGRVGRSRQESAVILIGQEDALDQYFMRHPDDFFSRPPENAVLNPYNPVIMERHLICAASELTLRDDDFLLRDERIKDTVMQLVEKGVLLRNRRGDEIYSKRKRPHRDVSLRGAGSTMHIEDISGGAVIGTIDEVRAYSEAHEGAVYIHRGSTYRITELDLAERKVRASRERVGYYTRARKNKSTEILEVYARKKVFGTVMRFGRLKVTEQVTGYEKRAVKGGKLLGIVPLDLPPVVFETQGLWMEISPEIKRRAEDEFVHFMGGIHAVEHAAIGILPLLVLTDRNDLGGISTPMHEQIDGPAVFIYDGMPGGAGLTMQAFEQAQELLERTLQVIVDCECELGCPTCVHSPKCGSGNRPIDKAAAIFVLENMINGKPPEKIEDLSMELVPFGEEVKTEKKSGPESFGVLDVETRRSAQEVGGWNKAERMGISIAVLYDSVADEFFRYEQEQIPEMIERLRKLDLIIGFNIERFDYKVLSGVHAFNYRSLPTLDLLKSVHERLGYRLKLDNIAQATLDSAKSADGLQALEWWKEGRLDLISEYCTQDVAVTRDVYLFGRANGYVLFTNKEKKTVRLPVSW, encoded by the coding sequence ATGGGGGATCAGGTCGCCCATCACCGGATTGTTGAAGGGCAGGAGGCCTCCTTCGGAGATCCGCGCAGAAAATTTCCGCCTTCCATAGAGAACATGCTCGGCTTAAGGGATATAGATCGGCTTTTTTCCCATCAGGCTCTGGCCGTGGATTACGCCAGAGCCGGGCGCAACGTGGTGGTTGCCACACCCACGGCAAGCGGCAAGACCCTTACATACAACATCCCCGTTCTCGAACAGGGGTTGCGCGATCCGGATTCCCACGCTCTCTATCTTTTTCCCCTCAAGGCGCTTGCTCAGGACCAGCTTAAGACATTTACCGAAATGGCCGCGTTGCTTCCGGAAAACATCCGGCCTCAGGCAGCCATATACGACGGGGACACCTCGCCTTACAGACGCAGGAAAATACGCGATACCCCTCCTTCCGTGATCATGACAAATCCGGAAATGCTGCATCTTTCCATTCTTCCGTTCCATGAAAAATGGGCACCGTTTATTGCCGGTCTGACCCATATTGTCGTGGACGAGGTCCATACCTACCGCGGGGTCATGGGCTCGCATATGGCCATGGTCTTCCGCAGGCTTCTGCGCATCTGCAATTATTACGGCGCGAATCCTTCATTTGTCTTTTCTTCTGCCACAGTGGGCAACCCTTCCGCCCTGTGCCGGGACCTGACCGGACAGGATGTAGGGGAAATAACCGAAAGCGGCGCGGCTTCGGGAAAGCGCAATTTCATATTTTTCAATCCCGTAGCTTCCCCTTACAGCGCGGTAATTCAGCTTCTTAAGGCCGCTCTCGCAAGAGATTTGCGGACCATTGTCTATACCCAGTCGCGAAAGATGACCGAGCTGATAGCCATGTGGGTCAACGAAAAGGCCGGAAAGTACAAGGACCGCATCAGCGCTTATCGGGCCGGATTTTTGCCTGAGGAACGGCGGGAAATTGAGCGAAAGATGTCTTCCGGCGAACTGCTGGCGGTGATATCCACCAGTGCCCTTGAACTGGGCATAGACATCGGTGGCCTCGACCTATGCATCATGGCAGGATATCCCGGATCGGTCATGGCCACCATGCAGCGTGGAGGCAGGGTCGGGCGCAGCAGGCAGGAATCGGCAGTCATTCTCATCGGACAGGAGGACGCCCTCGATCAGTATTTCATGCGCCACCCGGACGATTTTTTTTCCCGTCCTCCGGAAAATGCCGTGCTTAACCCCTACAACCCGGTAATCATGGAGAGGCATCTGATCTGTGCCGCATCCGAGCTTACCCTGCGCGATGACGATTTCCTGCTCAGGGATGAGCGGATAAAGGATACGGTCATGCAGTTGGTTGAAAAAGGCGTTCTGCTGCGCAACAGGCGCGGGGATGAAATATACTCCAAACGCAAGAGGCCGCATCGGGACGTTTCCCTGCGCGGTGCCGGATCGACCATGCACATTGAAGACATCTCCGGCGGTGCGGTCATCGGGACCATAGACGAGGTGCGGGCCTATTCCGAGGCCCATGAAGGCGCGGTCTATATCCACCGCGGTTCCACCTACCGGATAACCGAACTGGACCTCGCAGAGCGCAAGGTACGGGCTTCCAGGGAACGGGTCGGCTATTACACACGGGCGCGCAAAAACAAGTCCACGGAAATTCTGGAAGTTTATGCGCGCAAAAAGGTTTTCGGAACCGTGATGCGTTTCGGACGGCTCAAGGTTACCGAGCAGGTCACCGGATATGAAAAGCGCGCGGTAAAGGGCGGAAAGCTGCTGGGCATAGTTCCGCTTGATCTGCCCCCGGTTGTTTTCGAAACGCAAGGGTTGTGGATGGAGATTTCACCGGAGATAAAGCGCCGGGCCGAAGATGAATTCGTGCATTTCATGGGCGGAATACATGCCGTGGAACATGCTGCGATAGGCATACTGCCTCTTCTTGTGCTCACGGACCGCAATGACCTCGGCGGCATCTCCACACCCATGCATGAACAGATCGACGGACCGGCCGTGTTCATTTATGATGGGATGCCCGGAGGTGCGGGACTGACCATGCAGGCCTTCGAGCAGGCTCAGGAACTTCTGGAACGTACCCTTCAGGTTATCGTGGACTGCGAATGCGAGCTTGGCTGTCCCACTTGCGTGCATTCTCCGAAATGCGGTTCAGGTAACAGGCCCATAGACAAGGCGGCCGCCATATTCGTGCTTGAAAACATGATTAATGGTAAGCCGCCTGAAAAAATAGAGGATTTATCCATGGAACTGGTACCTTTCGGTGAGGAAGTGAAGACGGAAAAGAAATCCGGCCCGGAATCATTCGGGGTGCTGGACGTGGAGACCCGCCGTTCCGCTCAGGAAGTCGGCGGATGGAACAAGGCCGAGCGCATGGGCATTTCCATAGCAGTTCTCTATGATTCTGTGGCTGACGAATTCTTCCGCTATGAGCAGGAACAGATTCCTGAAATGATCGAGCGGCTGCGGAAACTGGATCTGATCATCGGGTTCAACATAGAGCGGTTCGACTACAAGGTCCTTTCAGGAGTACATGCATTCAATTACAGGTCGCTGCCTACCCTTGACCTGCTGAAAAGCGTTCATGAGCGGCTCGGCTACCGGCTGAAGCTGGATAATATCGCTCAGGCAACCCTTGATTCGGCCAAGAGCGCGGACGGGCTTCAGGCCCTTGAATGGTGGAAAGAAGGACGTCTTGACCTGATAAGCGAATACTGCACACAGGACGTGGCCGTGACCAGAGATGTATATCTTTTCGGCCGTGCAAACGGTTATGTGCTTTTCACAAACAAGGAAAAGAAGACGGTACGTCTTCCTGTAAGTTGGTAG
- a CDS encoding TetR family transcriptional regulator — protein sequence MTKREKIFEAGAKLFAEHSYNSVGIRDIAREADVNSAMLSYYFGGKAGLLKEIFACFAQRVINIVQKSMNDSSDHHDLVDKSVDSFLTDARENRNIYLVGLRELNHDSPELQKQRENLYNTCCVYFSEFLTRCGANPNKSEEVKFISFTAVLGTVFSDYLLGGGTYIDNDELFTTYRDVVAEILKHGSPALWV from the coding sequence ATGACAAAACGAGAAAAAATATTCGAAGCAGGCGCAAAACTTTTTGCCGAGCATTCATACAACTCAGTGGGGATAAGGGACATCGCAAGGGAAGCAGATGTGAACAGCGCAATGCTTTCGTACTATTTCGGGGGCAAGGCAGGCCTTCTCAAGGAAATTTTCGCCTGCTTCGCACAGAGGGTGATAAATATCGTCCAGAAATCAATGAATGATTCTTCCGACCACCACGACCTTGTAGACAAATCAGTGGACAGCTTCCTCACAGACGCCCGTGAAAACCGCAACATCTACCTCGTAGGTCTGCGGGAACTGAACCATGACAGCCCGGAGCTTCAAAAACAAAGAGAAAATCTCTACAACACCTGCTGCGTTTATTTCTCCGAATTTCTGACCCGGTGCGGAGCAAACCCGAACAAATCTGAAGAAGTCAAATTCATCTCGTTCACCGCAGTTCTCGGTACAGTCTTTTCAGACTATCTGCTCGGCGGGGGCACATACATAGATAATGACGAACTGTTCACAACCTATCGCGACGTGGTGGCCGAAATTCTGAAGCACGGAAGCCCGGCACTGTGGGTGTAG